The Coregonus clupeaformis isolate EN_2021a chromosome 13, ASM2061545v1, whole genome shotgun sequence genome includes a region encoding these proteins:
- the LOC121580015 gene encoding NLR family CARD domain-containing protein 3-like has protein sequence MAGRGSDTMEDDGGETISDVSFPLGEGVSGRGRSSISMSDEGEEAFYVPESRPTLDLGDGPRPMDTTYWHDVERARSPVHSYNSVYSDTQFCQSDELDEETELSATRVQLERTESYSSCYSVDSDDCENRTRKSQSAAPKAESPEVELPLRPELIKNPGEKRHPAMTVDFTFKAIRKTLERLGQDDLRKFKITLWKRYPESFSAPPQGMDMVDLVDRLLECYDLEVALQLTKALLKDMDLKRLADYLTDLCKKNEVRYELRHTLLRKYSSMYEGFAQQGEHKAFDSVFNELYITDRGNAGPNIQHEVRKIDKLSTNRKKEELITCRQIFDPNVIYEKHVSHIVTNGIAGVGKSVAVQKFIMDWAEEREHSHVYFLFPLPFKELNLMLGLKTSLLEIVHTLYPETKVLPTFECDEGKVMFICDGLDEYARRLDFHRTETLCDSTEPATMHVVVTNLIRGNLLPSSLLWIISRPLTSSRLPPEAVHQVLEVRGFTDEQKEEYFRRRFQDPAQANKVIAHLTSCKTLHIMCHLPMFCWVVCGVFQRTFSEKGPDAELPKGLTLMYTHLLLVHLHVRGSRGSASRTPEEERDFLMKLGKLAFTMLEKNQMVIGKDALKDCGVDVAEAVTKSGLCIEFLIEQFVMYQERIQTFIHPTIQEYLAALYVFLTWRCTGQNVLQQPLKSKFSRMFKDPGLLDMHRSAIERSLQSPDGNLDVFLRFLLGMAQTANQELLQRFLPNMNKYSSVSEETAAIIRKKIKENHHPDRNANLQCCLDELGVGAEARSRSRSNSVKNH, from the exons ATGGCTGGGCGAGGCTCTGACACGATGGAGGATGATGGAGGGGAAACTATATCAGATGTCAGTTTTCCGTTGGGAGAGGGTGTGTCTGGCAGAGGAAGAAGTAGTATCTCTATGTCTGATGAGGGTGAGGAGGCTTTCTATGTGCCTGAGAGTAGACCGACCCTGGACCTGGGAGATGGCCCAAGACCCATGGACACTACTTACTG GCATGATGTGGAAAGGGCTCGATCCCCAGTCCACAGCTACAATTCCGTATACAGTGATACCCAATTCTGTCAATCTGATGAACTGGATGAAGAAACTGAGCTGTCTGCTACTAG AGTCCAGCTGGAAAGAACAGAGTCTTACTCCAGCTGCTACTCCGTTGACAGTGATGACTGTGAGAACAGAACCAGGAA GTCTCAAAGCGCTGCACCTAAAGCAGAGAGTCCTGAAGTGGAACTTCCTCTAAGACCAGAGCTGATCAAAAACCCAGGCGAGAAGAGGCACCCTGCCATGACTGTAGACTTCACCTTCAAG GCCATCAGGAAGACACTGGAGAGGCTGGGGCAGGATGATCTGAGGAAATTTAAGATCACGCTGTGGAAGCGTTACCCAGAGTCATTCAGCGCTCCTCCCCAGGGCATGGACATGGTGGACCTGGTGGACAGACTGCTGGAGTGTTATGACCTAGAGGTGGCCCTGCAGCTCACCAAGGCCCTGCTGAAGGACATGGACCTCAAGCGCCTGGCTGACTACCTCACGGACCTCTGCAAGAAAA ATGAGGTGCGTTATGAGCTGAGACACACTCTGCTGAGGAAGTATAGCAGTATGTATGAGGGCTTTGCCCAGCAGGGAGAGCATAAGGCCTTTGACAGTGTCTTTAATGAGCTCTATATAACAGACAGAGGCAACGCTGGGCCCAATATCCAGCACGAGGTCAGAAAGATCGACAAGCTGTCCACCAATCGCAAGAAAGAGGAGCTGATCACCTGCAGGCAGATCTTTGACCCCAATGTGATCTATGAGAAGCATGTGAGCCATATAGTGACCAACGGCATCGCCGGGGTAGGGAAGTCTGTAGCCGTGCAGAAGTTCATCATGGACTGGGCCGAGGAGCGCGAGCACAGTCATGTCTACTTCCTGTTCCCACTGCCCTTCAAAGAGCTCAACCTCATGCTGGGCCTAAAGACCAGCCTCCTGGAGATCGTCCACACCCTCTACCCCGAGACCAAGGTGCTGCCCACCTTTGAGTGCGACGAAGGCAAGGTCATGTTCATCTGTGACGGGCTGGATGAGTATGCGCGTCGCCTGGACTTCCACCGCACCGAGACTTTGTGTGACAGCACTGAGCCAGCCACCATGCACGTGGTGGTGACCAACCTGATTAGGGGCAACCTGCTCCCCTCGTCTCTCCTCTGGATCATCTCTCGCCCCCTCACCTCCAGTCGGCTGCCCCCAGAAGCTGTGCACCAGGTGTTGGAGGTGCGTGGCTTCACCGAcgaacagaaggaggagtacttcaggaggAGATTTCAGGACCCGGCGCAGGCCAATAAGGTGATTGCCCACCTGACCTCCTGCAAGaccctccacatcatgtgccatcTGCCCATGTTCTGCTGGGTGGTGTGCGGGGTTTTCCAGCGCACGTTTAGTGAGAAAGGGCCGGATGCAGAGCTGCCCAAGGGGCTGACCCTGATGTACACCCACCTGCTGCTGGTGCACCTGCATGTGCGTGGCTCCAGGGGCTCTGCCTCCCGCACCCCGGAAGAGGAGAGGGACTTCCTGATGAAGCTGGGCAAGCTGGCCTTCACGATGCTGGAGAAaaaccagatggtcattggcaaggACGCCTTGAAGGACTGCGGGGTGGACGTCGCTGAGGCAGTCACCAAGAGCGGTCTGTGCATTGAGTTCCTGATCGAGCAGTTTGTCATGTACCAGGAGAGGATCCAGACCTTCATCCACCCCACCATCCAAGAATACCTGGCTGCCCTCTACGTGTTCCTCACCTGGAGGTGCACAGGGCAGAACGTCCTGCAGCAGCCGCTGAAGAGCAAGTTCTCACGCATGTTCAAGGACCCTGGGCTGCTGGACATGCACCGcagcgctatagagaggagcttGCAAAGCCCCGATGGAAACCTGGATGTTTTCCTGCGCTTCCTGTTGGGCATGGCCCAGACAGCCAATCAGGAGCTGCTGCAACGCTTCCTACCCAATATGAACAAATACTCGTCTGTCTCTGAGGAGACAGCCGCCATCATCAGGAAGAAGATCAAAGAGAACCACCACCCTGACAGGAACGCCAACCTGCAGTGCTGCCTGGACGAGCTGGGTGTTGGTGCTGAAGCTCGCAGCCGCAGCCGCTCGAACTCTGTGAAGAACCACTGA
- the LOC121580014 gene encoding uncharacterized protein LOC121580014, whose product MTVLLQPALLTNSHSSQTEASMELTILLTAFMGCIGVLRSEATADSIEMLCPRILQPHRSKIRAGLGEQLVIECKADPGLPDDFTLVYWLVNRIFPEVAYTDGRVSETEESASEDGRVIQRSLVFKNVTAEDFRSTFTCVIRSLAGLDQRTVTLMPNHKASFPSLPQVLSPRPSLTPNSKHLGKPRKELKKKHRKKDQRKKRNHACKK is encoded by the exons ATGACAGTGTTGTTACAACCAGCTTTGTTGACCAACTCACACAGTAGTCAGACTGAAGCCAGTATGGAGTTGACGATTCTTCTCACAG CCTTCATGGGATGTATTGGGGTCCTACGCTCAGAGGCCACTGCAG ATTCCATAGAGATGCTGTGTCCCAGAATCCTCCAGCCCCATAGGTCCAAAATAAGAGCTGGTCTAG GAGAGCAGTTGGTTATTGAATGTAAGGCAGACCCAGGCCTTCCTGATGACTTTACCCTTGTCTACTGGCTGGTCAACAGAATCTTCCCAGAGGTAGCCTACACTGATGGCAGAGTATCAGAAACAGAGGA ATCAGCCTCAGAGGACGGCAGGGTGATCCAGAGGAGTCTGGTGTTCAAGAACGTGACTGCAGAAGATTTCAGGTCCACTTTTACCTGTGTGATAAGAAGCCTGGCTGGGCTTGACCAAAGGACTGTCACACTGATGCCCAATCACAAGGCTAGTTTTCCCTCATTACCTCAAGTCCTCTCCCCTCGTCCTTCACTCACTCCCAACTCAAAACACCTGGGGAAACCGAGAAAAGAACTCAAGAAGAAACATAGGAAAAAGGATCAGAGAAAAAAACGAAACCACGCTTGCAAGAAATGA